In Persicimonas caeni, a single window of DNA contains:
- a CDS encoding acetyl-CoA carboxylase biotin carboxyl carrier protein subunit: MSAYFITNGDDEEARCFEVETLEDGRYKVVTPEGQEVVIDAYAPENGRLQMLIDGASYDVDVRAKESEHTVQLRNETHHVNVLNERQKRMRVAGVGARGAGGPDLVSPMAGKVVALQCAEGDDVEEGQCVIIVEAMKMENDLKAHITGSVSTIHVSEGDAVEIGDVLVSIEQA; encoded by the coding sequence ATGTCTGCATATTTTATCACCAACGGTGACGACGAAGAGGCACGCTGTTTCGAGGTCGAGACCCTCGAAGACGGCCGCTACAAAGTGGTCACCCCCGAAGGACAAGAAGTCGTCATCGACGCCTACGCCCCCGAGAACGGCCGGCTGCAGATGCTCATCGACGGCGCCTCCTACGACGTCGACGTGCGCGCCAAAGAGAGCGAGCACACCGTGCAGCTGCGCAACGAGACCCACCACGTCAACGTGCTCAACGAGCGCCAAAAGCGCATGCGCGTGGCCGGCGTGGGCGCGCGCGGCGCCGGCGGCCCCGATCTGGTCAGCCCCATGGCCGGCAAGGTCGTGGCGCTGCAGTGCGCCGAGGGCGACGACGTCGAAGAGGGCCAATGCGTCATCATCGTCGAGGCGATGAAGATGGAGAACGACCTCAAAGCGCACATCACCGGCAGCGTCTCGACGATTCACGTCAGTGAAGGGGATGCTGTGGAGATTGGGGATGTGTTGGTGAGTATTGAGCAGGCATAG
- a CDS encoding NAD(P)-dependent oxidoreductase codes for MPKIDGVRYLNSKFKKALILEHPDPSLDDYLRAQGIEPDRRETQDEDEVVEILKEGQHDLLYKRSRFIVNERVLQASENLAAIMLCCIGDDSVDKEACAREGVMVMNDPISNGWSVVEMIFGELITVARRIYDSVHKSNRHEWTKDNKNRYELRGKSLSIIGLGNIGKQVAKMAEAFDMDVYFYDASEVAREVGTTLGWTACDTMTQAFREGDFVTVHVSAEDPRGHSNENMLNYEEHFSQLGANRGENSPRIFLNAARGFLYEPDDLIRAVNEEKIRHAMVDVFPEEPGNKQDPWHNPYAEVERIFNTPHIGAATQEAQPRIAKHKATTTQLFDCYGTVRDTVFSPGHVIGVEAEDPDIILTVVHSDVRGTKKAVDDCIYEAGLSNMQSSHRDFARYGFAYDVNAVDRPLSREQLAQLVKAAREITGDDSAIRAIRMIDVGEGACAE; via the coding sequence ATGCCAAAAATCGACGGAGTTCGTTACCTCAACAGCAAGTTCAAAAAGGCACTCATCCTCGAGCACCCGGACCCCTCGCTCGACGATTACCTGCGCGCGCAGGGCATCGAGCCGGACCGCCGGGAGACTCAGGATGAGGACGAGGTCGTCGAGATCCTCAAGGAGGGTCAGCACGACCTGCTCTACAAGCGCAGCCGTTTTATCGTTAACGAGCGGGTTCTGCAGGCGTCCGAGAACCTCGCCGCGATCATGCTCTGCTGCATCGGCGACGACTCGGTCGACAAAGAGGCGTGTGCTCGCGAGGGCGTCATGGTCATGAACGACCCCATCAGCAACGGCTGGTCGGTCGTCGAGATGATCTTCGGTGAGCTCATCACCGTGGCGCGGCGCATCTACGACTCGGTCCACAAGAGCAACCGCCACGAGTGGACCAAGGACAACAAGAACCGCTACGAGCTTCGCGGCAAGTCGCTGTCGATCATCGGCTTGGGCAATATTGGCAAGCAGGTCGCCAAGATGGCCGAGGCGTTCGACATGGACGTCTACTTTTATGACGCCAGCGAGGTCGCCCGCGAGGTGGGCACCACCTTGGGATGGACGGCGTGCGACACGATGACGCAAGCCTTTCGCGAGGGTGATTTTGTCACGGTGCACGTGTCGGCCGAGGATCCGCGCGGCCACTCCAACGAGAATATGCTCAACTACGAGGAGCACTTCTCGCAGTTGGGGGCCAACCGCGGCGAGAACAGCCCGCGCATCTTCTTGAACGCCGCGCGCGGCTTTTTGTACGAGCCCGACGACCTGATCCGTGCGGTCAACGAGGAGAAGATCCGCCACGCGATGGTCGACGTGTTTCCCGAAGAGCCGGGCAACAAGCAGGACCCCTGGCACAACCCGTATGCCGAGGTCGAGCGTATCTTCAACACGCCGCATATCGGCGCAGCGACTCAGGAAGCCCAGCCGCGCATCGCCAAGCACAAGGCGACGACCACGCAGTTGTTCGACTGCTACGGCACGGTGCGCGACACGGTATTCTCCCCCGGCCACGTCATCGGCGTGGAGGCCGAGGATCCGGACATCATCTTGACGGTCGTGCACAGCGACGTTCGCGGCACCAAAAAGGCCGTCGACGACTGCATCTACGAGGCCGGCCTGTCGAATATGCAGTCGAGCCACCGCGACTTTGCGCGCTATGGCTTCGCCTACGACGTCAACGCCGTCGACCGGCCGTTGAGCCGAGAGCAGCTCGCCCAACTGGTCAAAGCGGCGCGCGAGATCACCGGCGACGATTCGGCGATCAGGGCCATCCGCATGATCGATGTCGGGGAAGGAGCTTGCGCGGAGTAA
- a CDS encoding alpha-isopropylmalate synthase regulatory domain-containing protein: MYEKQRKMIGLMKEILQEDYLHLQVHSYTLNEDLDKGSVDISCRLSDQQDDKFEVTGGGVGVIDALFDGLKKRMADDYPSLESIRFSEFSIEGLISSDDSPDVATQAEAVATVGILNSENKEFQFEAKAPSVSRAGIEATIQAAEYFVNSERTYVKLHEILEHYRSEGRTDLVEKYTDLMSKVVQNTSYSEVVEQIRKEMR, from the coding sequence ATGTACGAAAAGCAACGAAAAATGATCGGATTGATGAAGGAAATCCTCCAGGAGGACTACCTCCATCTGCAGGTTCACAGCTATACGCTCAACGAAGACCTGGACAAGGGGAGCGTCGACATCAGCTGCCGCTTGAGCGATCAGCAAGATGACAAATTCGAAGTCACCGGCGGCGGCGTCGGTGTGATCGACGCGCTGTTCGACGGCCTCAAAAAACGCATGGCCGACGACTATCCGTCCCTCGAGTCGATTCGCTTCTCGGAGTTCTCCATCGAGGGCCTCATCTCGAGCGACGACAGCCCCGACGTGGCCACGCAGGCCGAAGCGGTGGCGACCGTGGGGATCCTGAACAGCGAGAACAAGGAGTTCCAGTTCGAGGCCAAGGCGCCGTCGGTCAGCCGCGCCGGTATCGAGGCGACCATTCAGGCCGCCGAGTACTTCGTCAACAGCGAGCGTACCTACGTCAAGCTGCACGAGATCCTCGAGCACTACCGCTCCGAGGGCCGCACCGACCTGGTCGAGAAGTACACCGACCTGATGAGCAAAGTGGTCCAGAACACCTCGTATAGTGAGGTGGTCGAGCAGATTCGTAAGGAAATGCGATAG
- a CDS encoding response regulator transcription factor, whose product MADQKETDLDLNETLENTTSQYGEPEERERPLILLADDDAEIRKILRAHFESMDCDLIESADGAETLESIIVHRPNLVILDVMMPELSGWEICKYVRERDDAFSSVGIVMLTAIGPTNNELTSPLFGADDYIDKPFDFDELEFKVRKVLSERAEQ is encoded by the coding sequence ATGGCAGACCAAAAAGAGACTGACCTCGACCTGAACGAGACGCTCGAGAACACCACTTCGCAGTACGGTGAACCCGAAGAGCGCGAGCGTCCGCTGATTCTTCTGGCCGACGACGACGCCGAGATTCGCAAGATCTTGCGCGCCCACTTCGAGTCGATGGACTGCGACCTCATCGAGAGCGCCGATGGCGCCGAGACCCTCGAGAGCATCATCGTGCATCGACCCAACCTGGTCATCCTCGACGTGATGATGCCCGAGCTGAGCGGCTGGGAGATCTGCAAGTACGTGCGCGAGCGCGACGACGCCTTCAGCAGCGTGGGCATCGTGATGCTGACCGCCATCGGCCCGACCAACAACGAGCTGACCTCGCCGCTGTTCGGCGCCGACGACTATATCGACAAGCCGTTCGACTTCGACGAACTCGAGTTCAAGGTGCGTAAAGTGCTCTCCGAGCGCGCAGAGCAGTGA
- a CDS encoding lamin tail domain-containing protein, with amino-acid sequence MSNVVPTLAVLLLGLVASGCNLAVDVDEYPYRGRGDAFLVEDTTDTTDITDTSVQDGGDTSDTADTIDPQDITDEKPPSGKPFLIFTELMPDSSMPPDESTEYGEFIEVKNIGTAPADPRRIIIQLGGSERRIQVDPFPSDDAEREVFDNLQWIEPGEYFVFVREDRDYYKLTAELEAGTFYEYGRWFDAVPLSNSSRRLQLSYKAAEFHLVEHDAIEWAGGRLIDPTGESIETLGSQEDVAWGLHRDFEDAQENNDPTNWCFHVTPLTDSPVMASPGRPTPTDCVGEE; translated from the coding sequence ATGTCCAACGTCGTACCAACTCTGGCCGTGCTGCTACTCGGTCTCGTCGCCTCCGGCTGCAACCTGGCAGTCGACGTCGACGAGTATCCGTATCGGGGGCGTGGAGACGCGTTTTTGGTGGAGGATACGACCGACACCACCGACATCACCGACACGTCCGTGCAGGACGGCGGCGACACCAGTGACACCGCCGACACGATCGACCCGCAGGACATCACCGACGAAAAGCCGCCCAGCGGCAAGCCCTTCCTGATCTTTACGGAGTTGATGCCCGACAGCTCGATGCCGCCGGACGAGTCGACCGAGTACGGCGAGTTCATCGAGGTGAAGAATATCGGCACGGCGCCGGCCGATCCCCGCCGCATTATCATCCAGCTAGGCGGATCGGAGCGGCGCATCCAAGTCGACCCCTTCCCCTCGGACGACGCCGAGCGCGAGGTCTTCGACAATCTGCAGTGGATCGAGCCGGGAGAGTACTTCGTCTTCGTGCGCGAGGACCGCGACTACTACAAGCTGACCGCCGAGTTAGAGGCAGGGACTTTCTACGAGTACGGCCGCTGGTTCGACGCCGTGCCGCTGTCGAACTCGTCGCGGCGTTTGCAGCTCTCCTACAAAGCCGCCGAGTTCCACCTGGTCGAGCACGACGCCATCGAGTGGGCCGGCGGCCGGCTGATCGACCCGACGGGCGAATCGATCGAGACGCTCGGCAGCCAAGAGGATGTCGCCTGGGGCCTCCATCGCGACTTCGAAGACGCCCAGGAGAACAACGACCCGACCAACTGGTGCTTCCACGTCACGCCCTTGACCGACAGCCCGGTGATGGCCTCACCGGGCCGTCCGACGCCGACCGACTGCGTCGGGGAAGAGTGA
- a CDS encoding type II secretion system F family protein, whose translation MTDPQAEQFCQTFADGLESGIGYARILDILARQDFDKKTIGRLREALLERGDLLGEALARYGLLDPNARKLILVAEEQGVLPESFAQLGRIYGKRYARKKAFAASLIEPLILIALGLIVFRNIIGGNIVKLAFSRDTNERIIDILIMSGIESAMFALACFVVFFLWLNLPVDFAPRDLFSRIWMRMPVVSDPGRHYSVALFCRYLQQSIDSGMTVYQGIELAAEASNHPGILDHYQKAQKRIEDGYSLAEALNTIRTLPVEVLENVDIGEESGRLDERLTFLAQRYEDKANESFKNRMSAYTWILRYGIIVLVISMVLMSISELDFL comes from the coding sequence ATGACCGATCCGCAGGCCGAGCAGTTCTGCCAGACCTTTGCCGACGGGCTGGAGAGCGGCATCGGGTATGCGCGTATTCTCGATATTCTGGCGCGCCAAGATTTCGACAAGAAAACCATCGGCCGCCTGCGCGAGGCCCTGTTGGAGCGTGGCGACCTGCTCGGCGAAGCGTTGGCGCGCTACGGTCTGCTCGACCCCAACGCGCGCAAGCTGATTCTAGTCGCCGAAGAGCAAGGTGTCCTGCCCGAATCCTTCGCCCAGCTCGGCCGTATCTACGGCAAGCGCTACGCGCGCAAAAAAGCTTTCGCCGCCTCGCTCATCGAGCCGTTGATCCTCATCGCGCTCGGCCTGATCGTGTTTCGCAACATCATCGGCGGCAATATCGTCAAGCTGGCCTTCTCGCGCGACACCAACGAGCGCATCATCGACATCTTGATCATGTCGGGCATCGAATCGGCGATGTTCGCGCTGGCCTGCTTCGTGGTGTTCTTTTTGTGGCTCAACCTGCCCGTCGACTTTGCCCCGCGCGACCTGTTCAGCCGAATTTGGATGCGCATGCCGGTGGTCAGCGACCCGGGACGCCACTACTCGGTGGCGCTCTTCTGCCGCTACTTGCAGCAATCGATCGACAGCGGCATGACGGTCTATCAAGGCATCGAGCTCGCCGCCGAAGCGTCGAACCACCCAGGCATTCTCGACCACTATCAAAAAGCTCAAAAGCGCATCGAGGATGGCTACTCACTGGCCGAAGCGCTGAACACGATCCGCACGCTGCCGGTCGAGGTGCTCGAAAACGTCGACATCGGCGAGGAGTCGGGTCGACTCGACGAGCGGCTGACCTTTCTGGCCCAACGCTACGAGGACAAGGCCAACGAGAGCTTCAAAAACCGCATGTCGGCCTATACCTGGATATTGCGCTACGGGATCATCGTGCTGGTGATCTCGATGGTGCTCATGTCGATCTCCGAGCTCGACTTCCTCTGA
- a CDS encoding acyl-CoA mutase large subunit family protein, with product MTDENPKQQQALLEEIEQAKAEWEQKTLQPILDKYGVRRDEFNLSDGAPVDLLYGPQDTAELDYLDDLGFPGQYPFTRGIQPTMYRGRLWTMRQYAGFGTAAESNQRYKYLLDQGTTGLSVAFDLPTQMGFDSDSPRAQGEVGKVGVAIDSIADMETLFDEIPLDKVSTSMTINSTAAILLSLYIAVGEQQGVDASKLRGTIQNDLLKEYIARGTYIYPPRASMRIITDIFGFCKDEVPRWNTISISGYHIREAGSTAAQEVGFTLANGIAYVESALESGLDIDNFAGRLSFFFNVHNNFLEEVAKFRAARRLWARIVKERFGAKKERSMRLRFHSQTAGSTLTAQQPKVNVVRVALQALASVLGGTQSLHTNSWDEALSLPNEDAVRLALRTQQVIAHESGVADFIDPLAGSYAVESLTDRIEEEARAYIERIDDLGGAVAGIEKGFQQSEIQEAAYQAQLRQERGEDIIVGVNEFQTGHQPPEDLLRVDEKVERSQVERLREFKASRAQDDVDKARAALKKAAEGSDNLMPHILNAVKKKVTLGEISDTLREVFGEYVERVVL from the coding sequence ATGACTGACGAAAACCCGAAGCAACAGCAAGCCCTGCTCGAAGAAATCGAGCAAGCAAAGGCGGAGTGGGAGCAAAAGACCCTCCAGCCCATCCTCGACAAGTACGGCGTGCGCCGCGACGAGTTCAACCTGTCCGACGGCGCGCCCGTCGACCTGTTGTACGGCCCGCAGGACACCGCCGAACTCGACTACCTCGACGACCTGGGCTTTCCCGGCCAGTACCCGTTTACGCGCGGCATCCAGCCGACGATGTATCGCGGCCGGCTGTGGACGATGCGCCAGTACGCAGGCTTCGGCACCGCCGCCGAGTCGAATCAGCGCTACAAGTACCTGCTCGACCAGGGCACCACGGGGCTTTCGGTGGCCTTCGACCTGCCCACTCAGATGGGCTTCGACTCCGACTCGCCGCGCGCCCAGGGCGAGGTCGGCAAGGTGGGTGTGGCGATCGACTCCATCGCCGACATGGAGACGCTGTTCGACGAGATTCCGCTCGACAAGGTCTCCACGTCGATGACGATCAACTCGACCGCGGCGATCTTGTTGTCGCTGTATATCGCGGTCGGCGAGCAGCAGGGTGTCGACGCGAGCAAGCTTCGCGGCACCATCCAGAACGACCTGCTCAAAGAGTATATCGCTCGCGGCACCTACATCTATCCGCCGCGCGCCTCGATGCGCATCATCACCGACATCTTCGGGTTCTGTAAGGACGAGGTGCCCCGCTGGAACACCATCAGCATCTCGGGCTACCACATCCGTGAGGCGGGCAGCACCGCCGCTCAGGAGGTCGGCTTCACGCTGGCCAACGGCATCGCCTACGTCGAGAGTGCGCTCGAGAGCGGGCTCGATATCGACAACTTCGCCGGCCGGCTGTCGTTCTTCTTCAACGTCCACAACAATTTCCTCGAGGAAGTCGCCAAGTTCCGCGCCGCGCGGCGGCTGTGGGCGCGCATTGTCAAAGAGCGCTTTGGCGCCAAGAAAGAGCGCTCCATGCGGCTTCGCTTCCACAGCCAGACCGCCGGCTCGACGCTCACTGCCCAGCAGCCCAAGGTCAACGTGGTGCGCGTGGCCTTGCAGGCGCTCGCCTCGGTCTTGGGCGGCACCCAGTCGCTGCACACCAACTCGTGGGACGAGGCGCTGAGCCTGCCCAACGAGGACGCCGTGCGCCTGGCACTGCGCACCCAGCAGGTCATCGCCCACGAATCGGGCGTGGCCGACTTCATCGACCCGCTCGCCGGCAGCTACGCCGTCGAGAGCCTGACCGACCGCATCGAGGAGGAGGCGCGCGCGTATATCGAGCGCATCGACGACCTGGGCGGCGCGGTCGCTGGCATCGAGAAGGGCTTCCAGCAGTCCGAGATTCAAGAGGCCGCCTACCAGGCCCAGCTTCGCCAGGAGCGCGGCGAGGACATCATAGTCGGGGTCAACGAGTTCCAGACCGGCCACCAGCCGCCCGAGGATTTGTTGCGCGTCGACGAAAAGGTCGAGCGCAGCCAGGTCGAGCGACTGCGCGAGTTCAAGGCCTCGCGCGCCCAAGACGACGTCGACAAGGCGCGCGCCGCGCTCAAAAAGGCGGCCGAGGGCTCCGACAACCTGATGCCGCATATCCTGAACGCGGTGAAGAAGAAGGTCACCCTCGGCGAGATCTCCGACACGTTGCGCGAAGTCTTTGGCGAGTACGTCGAGCGCGTGGTGCTCTGA